The region TAACATGAACATTGTATGTCTGCTGTTTATCATGTGATCATTGTGACAAAAGATTAAATATTTGCCTCTGTGACAACTTTGCCACGCTGTAAAATCCTGTCTGAGAGTTTTACAAAGTGTTACAAACTATTGTGCGGTGGTTTGATGTCTGATAAGCCTTTAAACTCATTTATCTGTTACGCAATCTGGACTTCGTGTATCATATTGTTTCCTGTACTTGTAAAAACACACCCCCACCAATGTAGCCCCATGTGCTGTTTCAGCACAGAGCCAAATATTTAGCAGAACtgctgattaatcatttaatttagTCAATTAACTCTGATATTCTCCTTGTGGGCCTGTCCCTCATTGGTGTAAGAGACAGGCAGAAAACAGCATCCTAAGATAACTTTAAAACTTGATTTATGTTACCAAAATGTTTAAGTATTAATGAAATGCtttataggaaaaaaaaaattattgaacACAGTGTCTGTCAGATTGGAAGGATGTGTTCATCCACCCTGCTGAAAGTTTCCCACAGGGTTGAGTAAAAAATAGTCGAATTCTTTTAGAAGATGCTtctacacacatttatacacttTGTTGCCAGAGAGTTAGAATTGTGTACTGCTCAGTGATTTAAGGTGAAGATGATTAATACAATGCTGTATATAGCTTTAACTATACTGTCAACGATATGACCTGTTGAACTGACAAGAATGTATTTGTGTAATAATGTTACTGAAATTGATGTTACTGCAAATGTTCAGTATCGACCGACCAGCTTTCAGtagtaaatgaatgttttgtaAGCCATGCTGATCTCAAATAATGTTGAGCTTCTAGTGGATTTGTTTTAGGTCTTTCACTGTAGTAACAAGAAACATGTCTCTCACCTTGAATAATGTACAACTGAGTCACACAAGAGTAAAATTTCATGTTTATGATCATAGGGCTACTGTTGATTGTGGCAACTGGTTGATATACCTTAACATCACTGTATATTAAACTGACTGTTTGCTACTAGGAATTTATTGTGATTTGTGTCTAAATTAAAGAGAAACGTtaaacaaattttttttatgtcttatttGCCCTTTACggatttgcttttgtttaaatgcattgtgattttttttttttcaaacatttggtGCATCTAGAAAAGCAAATGTAACACAGTAATAATAAAGTGGTTCCAGCCTTTGTTCCTTGAAGTGTAAAGTAAGGAAAACTGAGCACAAAGTTTGTcgctgaatgaaaacaaaaaaacctttcCTTATTACTTTGAATTATCCATAGAAGACACTGTCAGTTGTTTTCATGGGAACTATTTCTTATTTAGAAAGACATCAAGCAAGgactgtggattatccagagtagAACATTAACTAGAGTTAACCAAGAAAATGTGCTATTTtttgggtggaaaaaaaacttttttttttagaaatacatGCATCTTATCTGAGTGCTGCTACTTTGATTGCTAACAATCAAGGTAGAGTTAGTAAGTAAGTCTTTAGAATCACCCTTTGGGTGACCCACACCCTATGAACCACTGCACGATACACAATTAGCATTTGTCAATATCTGATCAAGCAAGAACATGACCTATTCTCGTTTTTCACTACATCAGTACATTTAAATAACGACCTTAGCAACACATAtacaaaaacaatagaaaaCCTGCACGTATCACTACTGGATATGAGTCGTGCTGGTCTGGCAACAGTTAAGGCTCCATGGCAGCTTTTCCTTGGACAGGTAGAGCATAGGCTGAATGGTGCTGCTGAAGTCCATCAAGCCAAAGGCAACATAGTGAATATAGCAACGAAACACATCAGGAGAGAAGTACTCCTGGAAGGGGAACAGTGCGACAGGCGGGAAGTAGTTGAACACTATGATGGCCAGGATGATGAGGACCATTTTGAAGGCTCTCTTCTTCACAGGGTGCATCTCGTCTCTGCCGGGTCCAGACTGCCGCAGCGCCCAGAGAATTGCAATGTTGCAGAAGACCATGAAGGCGAATGCAGTGAGGATCATTGCCGTGAAGACCTTCTCGAAGTTGACGATGTTGCCTACACATTTAGCAGCGGCGTAGGCCAGAGTGATCAGCCAGACCACCATGGCCAGGACTGTTCTGTGCTGGCGGTCCTTGAGCTCGGTGAAGGTGATGGGGTGGACTACAGCTACATACCGGTCCAGGCAGATGCAGGAAAGGAAGAGTGGTGAGGAGTCTTTCATGCCATAGAAGAAGCGCAGGACGTACCACGTGCTGCTGGTGGTGAGGAAGACAATGTTGGCCAACTCCAGAGGAGGGATGAGACAGAAGAGTACATCCAAAACTGCCAGATGAAGGATGAAGATGTCTGAGGTGGAGGAGTCGCCCTTGTTCTTGTGGATGAGCCACAGTACCATGAGATTGGCCGGGATTCCCAGGAACATGTTAATGAACTGCAGGCACAGGTACCAAATGAGAACAGCAGGCATGTCTTTGCAACGCTCGTACACCGTCTTCTCACTGAAGGTGTAGTTGAGCGGTCTGTGAGAGATGAAGAGCACGGAGGAGTTGATGTATAAATTCTCCATGACTCCCAGATCAGAGGGTGCAGTCTTCAGAGGACACCAGCCTGAGGAA is a window of Toxotes jaculatrix isolate fToxJac2 chromosome 16, fToxJac2.pri, whole genome shotgun sequence DNA encoding:
- the LOC121195129 gene encoding proteinase-activated receptor 3, whose translation is MDVQGPINSSVLFISHRPLNYTFSEKTVYERCKDMPAVLIWYLCLQFINMFLGIPANLMVLWLIHKNKGDSSTSDIFILHLAVLDVLFCLIPPLELANIVFLTTSSTWYVLRFFYGMKDSSPLFLSCICLDRYVAVVHPITFTELKDRQHRTVLAMVVWLITLAYAAAKCVGNIVNFEKVFTAMILTAFAFMVFCNIAILWALRQSGPGRDEMHPVKKRAFKMVLIILAIIVFNYFPPVALFPFQEYFSPDVFRCYIHYVAFGLMDFSSTIQPMLYLSKEKLPWSLNCCQTSTTHIQ